The Raphanus sativus cultivar WK10039 chromosome 2, ASM80110v3, whole genome shotgun sequence DNA segment ATGTAAGAACTTGTTAAAGAGTGTAATAATTGATAAGAAATTGAAATAGAACTTACtatttattgatatatattttatatatgtatattttagtttttcgaTTTTCATTATCAAAGtatatttacaaaacaaaaaaaaatagattaatttGTAGTTTTGTACAAACATTATTacttaatttaacaaaatttatgttGGAATTATACCGATTTAAAACagttaaactaatttaaaattatttaaaattcaaatcggTCAGGACTGATTTGCCCGTTAAAATTTACCGTCTACAAGCTACCTAGACCGGAACCATGGTTATATGTGCTTGTCTTAAAAGAGTAGTTGGTCCGACCGGATTAAGCCGGTTAACAAAAAACTGGTAGAGCAATCTTAGAGAAGTGATCTTGCTTGGCTCTTCTTCCATCCTCATATCTATCTCTCTAATCGTTCCCACTTACTCGTCACCAGAGAAACTGAAACACTTTCGTATCTATCGAGATGTTATCGTAGGAAGTGCTGATGAGTTCGTTGAGATTATCGATTCCACTCGACGCGTTCGACTCAAAAAGGTTTCATCTTTCCGCCACTAGACCTTTCATCATCAGTTCTCCGATCAGTGTCGGTAAAATCCGAGTCGCTCGTCTCGATACCGAAGCAAACGAGGCTGAGAATGCCACTAATTCTCATTCTTCCATCGATGTAGATTCCGTAACTGAATCTAACGGTGGGAGAAGCTCTAAATTGAGAGGTGCTTATTATAAGAGAGGGATAAAGAAAGATGTAGCTCGAAAGGAAGAAAGCAATGACCTTGACCTTGACCTTGACCTTGAGGAGGGTTTGTTTGTGAACAACGATGTCAACTATTCCGCTATTAAGCCAGGTCTGAGTTTAGACCATTACAATGCTATACTGAAACGTCTCGAGAGCTCTTGCGGTGACACTAACGCCCTCAAGTTCTTTGACTGGATGAGATGCAAACGCAAGTTAGAAGGTAACATTAAAGCTTACAGTTTGATTCTCAGAGTTTTAGCGAGGAGAGAAGAATGGGAACGAGCCGAGGAACTCATCAGAGAGCTGTGTGGATCTCAGGGCTTGCAGAAGAAGAGTTTCCAAGTCTTCAACACCGTTATATACGCTTGTTCTAAAAAGGGGAATGTGGAGTTGAGTTCAAAGTGGTTTCAGATGATGCTGGAGTTAGGTGTTAGACCAAACGTGGCTACGATAGGCATGCTCATGGGTCTTTACCAGAAGAACTGGAGCGTTGACGAAGCGGAGTTCGTGTTTTCTCATATGAGGAAGCTTGGGATCGTGTGTGAGTCTGCTTACTCCGCGATGATAACGATCTACACTCGTTTGAGACTATACGGTAAAGCAGAGGAAGTTATAGGCTTGATGAAAGAGGATAGAGTGAGGCTGAATCTTGAGAATTGGTTGGTGTTGGTCAATGCTTATAGTCAGCAAGGGAAGATGGAGCAAGCTGAGTCTGTGTTGATCTCTATGGAAGCATCAGCAGGTTTCGCTCCGAATATCATTGCGTACAATACTCTAATCACTGGTTACGGTAAGGTTTCTAAGATGGAGGCTGCGCAGAGTTTGTTCCACCGCTTCTATGATCTTGGTCTGAAACCAGATGAGACAACTTACAGGTCAATGATCGAAGGTTGGGGCCGTGCTGGCAGTTATGAACAAGCGAAATGTTACTACCAAGAGCTGAAGAGGTTGGGATATAAACCTAACTCGTCAAACCTCTTTACTTTAATCAATCTGCAGGCTAAGTATGGAGAGAACGAAGGTGCCATCAAGACTATTGAAGATATGGTGAATGTCGGATGCCAATATCCTTCGATCCTTGGCATCGTTCTGCAGGCTTATGAGAAGGTTGGGAAGATTGATGCAGTGCCTTACGTTCTCAAAGGCTCTTTTCACAACCATATCCGTTTGAACCAGACGTCTTTCTCGATTCTAGTGATGGCTTACATCAAACACGGTATGGTTGATGAGTGCTTGGCCTTGCTGCGagagaagaaatggagagacgCAGCGTTTGAGTCCCACTTGTATCATCTGCTGATATGCTCTTGCAAAGAGTCTGGTCGGGTCAATGATGCTGTGAAGATATACAACCATACAATGGAATCTAACGACGAAATAAGTCTTCATATTACGTCTACGATGATTGACATTTACACTATGATGGGTGAGTTTGGTGAAGGTGAGAAGCTTTATTCAAAGTTGAAATCTTCTGGAGTTGTGTTGGACAGGATTGGATACAGCATTGTGGTGCGGATGTACATGAGAGCCGGAGCTTTGAAAGAGGCGTGTTCTGTTCTAGAGATCATGGATGAGCAGAAAGACATTGTTCCTGACGTGTTCATGTTCCGAGATATGCTTCGGTTATATCAGAAGCGTGGTCTTCATGACAAGCTCCAGGAGTTGTACTACAGGATCCGAAAGAGTGGGATCCATTGGGATCAGGAGATGTACAACTGCGTTATAAACTGCTGTGCGCGTGCTCTACCGCTTGATGAACTCTCGAGAACTTTCGAGGAGATGATTCGGTGTGGGTTTACTCCTAACACAGTCACGTTCAATGTCCTCCTTGATGTTTACGGCAAAGCCAAGCTCTTCAAAAAGGTCAATGAGGTTTTCTTGCTGGCCAAAAGACACGGAGTTGTGGATGTGATATCTTACAACACCGTTATAGCCGCATATGGACAGAACAGGGACTTCGAAAACATGTCGACAGCGATTAGGAACATGCAGTTCGACGGGTTTTCTGTGTCTCTCGAAGCTTATAACTCAATGCTGGATGCGTATGGGAAAGACAAACAGATGGAGAAGTTCAGAAGCATCttgaagagaatgaagaagTCGTCTACTTGCGAGACGGATCGTTACACGTATAACATCATGATCAACATTTACGGAGAGCAAGGCTGGATCGATGAAGTGACGGATGTGCTGAGAGAGCTGAAAGAATCTGGACTTGGTCCTGACCTGTGTAGCTACAACACGCTGATAAAGGCGTATGGTATAGGTGGGATGGTTGAAGAAGCTGTTGGGTTGGTGAAAGAGATGAGGTTAAGAGGGATAACGCCTGATAAAGTTACCTACACCAATCTGGTCACTGCTTTGCGCAGGAACGATGAGTTTCTTGAGGCTATTAAATGGTCCTTGTGGATGAAGCAAATGGGTATATAGACAAAACAGAGTTTTCCATACACATAGctggttctgtttttttctttttcttttttcaatgtTTGTCTATAGTTGCTGCTTCTTATGAGGGCGTGCATGTACAATCTGATCAGTGATTAATAGTCAATGAATAAGTCTTATTCTTAGTAGATTTACAGAGAACGTTAGTGAGCTCTTTGTACAAAAAGTTACAGATCTCAGCTTGAGGCAAACAAAAACAGAACACAATGACaaacactaaaacaaaaaaaacaaaaatcttcttgcatctttctcttctttgttcATAGCCAGAAATAAAGCATTGCCTGTTTCAGTAAACATGCCAAACATTGTTAGTTCTGACAAAAATAATGAAAGACCTGATTGAATGTACCTCTTGAACGGAAACAATGGCTGGTTCGATCCATGGTTGTTGATTCTCCACTGTATTTGAGCTCTGCACTTCAGATGATTGCACAGGACTTACCTCCTCCTCCTTCAGACGACTTATCTGTTCATGCTTAATCACTCCACTAGTTTCAGGATCTGTCTTAGTTCTTTCCCTCTCAAGCTGCTCTACCTTCTGTCTCAACAGCTGCAGTTCAGCTACTTGATGCTCTGAACGGTCTCTCTTGCCGCTTCTGTCTCTTGTCTGTTTAGTtgatttctttttcatctttgtCTGCTTTGCAACCTTCATCTTTAGAGCGTCCTCAGTTTTAAGCTCTTTCACTTTCTCATCCAGCTTCTTGATATGGTCCCAGTACACATCAAAGTAACTCTTCTGCGAATCCAAGCTCTCCTCAATAACTTCCTTCTCCACGGGAATAGAAAGATCATTAACCAATTCTGGAGAAGGTATTTGAGATCTATCACTCAATGACTCATGATAATTCATCTTCTTATCATTCTCTTGGAGCTTAACATCTAAGCTATTCAAGTCACTATACTCCAAGCTCAAAAGTTGGCTTCTGTAAGCTTCCACTTGGTACTCAAGCGCAGTGATCACAAGCTCTTTCTGGTGAATAAAATCTTCCAAATGCGCAAACCACGTCTCAGCGTGAGACATCTCTTCCTCGGCTATCCTCTTGTACTGTCCAGCTTCCCTGGCCAGCTCAGCTTTCTCTCCTTGCAGCCTGAGAATCATTGACAAGGCCTCGCTTGCTGATGTGGCAGATGCCTCTCTCTCTGCGTTTAACTCATCTTGGAGCCTCTCAATTACTTCTTTGCTCTCATAGAGAGCGAGTCTTAGATCGATTATATCAGCTCCAGGTATTCTAAAGCTGCTGCTTCGTTCAAGCATATCTctgcaaacacacacacacagagaaaaaaagatttatacatAAATGTTCTGTAATAAATTTCATTCATCCCATATAAAGTTCAAGAcaagaataatattttatttcccaCCAAAAGAAGCAGCAGAATATAAATGATGAAAGAAAGAGTCTCATTGTACCAAGAAAGTTGCGGACGAAGAGGAACTAGATTGGTGAAACTTGCAGATCCTATGAGAGTGATAAATAGTTTATTCTCTTGAACGGAGGAAATAGTTCAAATGGAAGAGATGAATATTTCTGGTGAGTTTTACAGAAACTTTTATCTAACCAAAATGGAAATTATCTAAACAGGGAATGTAATCACTCAAACAAGCCACaccagacaaaaaaaaatcattatggTTACTTACCAATATCAAAAGTAGGCAGGTTACAGAAACATATCAGATCATAAACAAGACAAAGTGCTTCAACTTTTTTTCTCAGCACAAAGAAACACTGACTGTATCAAAAAACAGTGAATAAtcttttgtaaaataatgaTGAAATGCTGgaatatctcaaagaaaatagcTGGACCGTATTTGGTGAAATAATCTTTGAATGATTAAAAGCTTAATGTGACCTTTAATATTTGCGTGGGGCATGTCATTGTTGTTTGAAATCTTCTTTTGAGTTAAATTCTGaaaaatctttttataaaatgttaaagaaaacaaaaagagagattTCAAGTATTCAACGGCTCCTTACAGGGCCAAGTATAAGTTCCAGTGGGACCAACGGTGGCCGTCTGGCCGACCTCTTTTCGCCACGTGTTAGAGACAGAGACTTGTGtctgaaaatatatacacaaactGATACAGCGATAGAGAAGGATTCAATAGTAACTCCAAATCTTTGAGACCACAAACTCAGGTTGAAAGAAGAATACAAACTGTGTTTCTGCAGATTGTAATTAACAACTTGTTGTAGTGAAACTATAAACACAACCATCTATCACCACCACCATCCTCAGTTTCTTTCTTGTGTGCCAgagaagaaaattaaaaaacatattatatactaaGGCCTTGAGAAGACTGCTACTGACTCCCACTCTAAGCTGCATATCACATCCTGCATAATCCAATGTACCAGAATTGAGAAAGCATAGCTGATCAGAAGTAAAGGTTGAAACAGAGTTAGATGAAGCTTTCACCTGTGGATTCTGTCTGTCGATGTCAAAATTGTTAATGGCACAAGGTTCAGCCAGAAGCTCGATCGGTTCTTCCCCTGAGCCaggaccaaaaaaaaaagagaggaaacaTCAGTTTGGTAAACTCAtgcaagaaagagagagaatcCTTGAGGACGTGTGTTAAATTCATGCATGAGAGTCGTATTGAACTTCCCATACCTAACTTTCAGAGAGAGGATTGTTTGTACTCTCACTTGCTCCAACTCCAGAAAGAACGATAGGTTGCTTTGGCCATCGAAGATCCCAAGCAAAAACAGTTATTCTTCGGGTTGAGAGATTGGATCTCGGGTGACGAAGATTCAATAGAAGGCTGCTGCGAAGAAACGATACAAAGCGG contains these protein-coding regions:
- the LOC108843513 gene encoding myosin-binding protein 7-like, with the protein product MLERSSSFRIPGADIIDLRLALYESKEVIERLQDELNAEREASATSASEALSMILRLQGEKAELAREAGQYKRIAEEEMSHAETWFAHLEDFIHQKELVITALEYQVEAYRSQLLSLEYSDLNSLDVKLQENDKKMNYHESLSDRSQIPSPELVNDLSIPVEKEVIEESLDSQKSYFDVYWDHIKKLDEKVKELKTEDALKMKVAKQTKMKKKSTKQTRDRSGKRDRSEHQVAELQLLRQKVEQLERERTKTDPETSGVIKHEQISRLKEEEVSPVQSSEVQSSNTVENQQPWIEPAIVSVQEAMLYFWL
- the LOC108843512 gene encoding pentatricopeptide repeat-containing protein At4g30825, chloroplastic, which translates into the protein MSSLRLSIPLDAFDSKRFHLSATRPFIISSPISVGKIRVARLDTEANEAENATNSHSSIDVDSVTESNGGRSSKLRGAYYKRGIKKDVARKEESNDLDLDLDLEEGLFVNNDVNYSAIKPGLSLDHYNAILKRLESSCGDTNALKFFDWMRCKRKLEGNIKAYSLILRVLARREEWERAEELIRELCGSQGLQKKSFQVFNTVIYACSKKGNVELSSKWFQMMLELGVRPNVATIGMLMGLYQKNWSVDEAEFVFSHMRKLGIVCESAYSAMITIYTRLRLYGKAEEVIGLMKEDRVRLNLENWLVLVNAYSQQGKMEQAESVLISMEASAGFAPNIIAYNTLITGYGKVSKMEAAQSLFHRFYDLGLKPDETTYRSMIEGWGRAGSYEQAKCYYQELKRLGYKPNSSNLFTLINLQAKYGENEGAIKTIEDMVNVGCQYPSILGIVLQAYEKVGKIDAVPYVLKGSFHNHIRLNQTSFSILVMAYIKHGMVDECLALLREKKWRDAAFESHLYHLLICSCKESGRVNDAVKIYNHTMESNDEISLHITSTMIDIYTMMGEFGEGEKLYSKLKSSGVVLDRIGYSIVVRMYMRAGALKEACSVLEIMDEQKDIVPDVFMFRDMLRLYQKRGLHDKLQELYYRIRKSGIHWDQEMYNCVINCCARALPLDELSRTFEEMIRCGFTPNTVTFNVLLDVYGKAKLFKKVNEVFLLAKRHGVVDVISYNTVIAAYGQNRDFENMSTAIRNMQFDGFSVSLEAYNSMLDAYGKDKQMEKFRSILKRMKKSSTCETDRYTYNIMINIYGEQGWIDEVTDVLRELKESGLGPDLCSYNTLIKAYGIGGMVEEAVGLVKEMRLRGITPDKVTYTNLVTALRRNDEFLEAIKWSLWMKQMGI